In Methanofastidiosum sp., the genomic window CTTTGAAACTAGAATCCATGTTCATATTTAGGATTTAATCAATATAAAAAGTTACCTAAATGATATACAGCGATAAATGAATTATTCAAAAACTTGAATCTCCTTCGTTTTTTTAACAAATTCTCCGAATTTGCCTTCAAATCTTGTAGCTCTTATGTCTTTATCGTCAATGTAATGGTAATTACCACCCCTTGGCTTACCAAAGATAATATTATGGTATCTAATTTCATGGTCTTTTAACCACTTGACAGTAACTTCTCTTTCTTTTTCAGTTCTTGAAGTAAAAAAGGTTATAATGTGCCCTTCGTCATACCATTTATTTATAGTGGCTTTAGCATTAGGAATCTCTTTTGCTGATTCCATTCTTTCGGGCTCTTCATTAGGTATATCATCACATATTACTCCGTCGATATCAATAATAAAGTTTTTTAATCCATCCACTAGTTTAGGGCTTGTTTTTTTACCATTGGGACCGATATTTTCTCTAAGATAAGTCAATTCTTTTCCCCCATGCACATAATAAGATAACACCAATACTATTTATAAGTTATTATTATCTAAGATTAGTTAATCTCAAGACATATACTCTATTTTATAGCTTTGAATCTTACAATTATTTTTGATACTCATAAATTAAATTAACTAAGATTTTCGTGTCTTATTTGTGCGTATTTTTTCAATAAGTCCTTTTCTTCAGAAGTTAAACTTTTTGGTATTTCAACTTTTACCTTAACAAGTAAATCTCCAGTTCCAAATCCCCTTAACTTAGGCATACCCTTACCTTTTAATCTCAAAATAGTTTCTGGCTGGGTCCCAGCTGGAACTTTTACATTCGCTTTTCCATCTATTGTGGGTACTGATAAAGAGCATCCTAAAGTAGCTTGAGCTATCCCAATAGATTGGGCATATATTAGATCTGCACCTTCTCTTTTGAATTTATTATGTGGGATTACTCTAATTTCAACATACAAATCTCCAGGTGGCCCCCCGGCAGCACCTGTTTCGCCTTCTTGTGATATCCTAAGGGTACTACCATCCTCAATTCCTTTAGGGATGTCTATACTAATTGTCTTTT contains:
- a CDS encoding phosphoheptose isomerase, which encodes MTYLRENIGPNGKKTSPKLVDGLKNFIIDIDGVICDDIPNEEPERMESAKEIPNAKATINKWYDEGHIITFFTSRTEKEREVTVKWLKDHEIRYHNIIFGKPRGGNYHYIDDKDIRATRFEGKFGEFVKKTKEIQVFE